The following coding sequences lie in one Oncorhynchus gorbuscha isolate QuinsamMale2020 ecotype Even-year linkage group LG10, OgorEven_v1.0, whole genome shotgun sequence genomic window:
- the LOC124046448 gene encoding uncharacterized protein LOC124046448 isoform X2 has protein sequence MWRRLQSSGASEGHLWSRRQRAPWERLGCSLPMFVLLLFTSGVVVGIMLWAFEHTVNKTDIIPEGTNSTIDITDLTTNLTTTTMASHNLRKRRIEVINQTCPTDRVGSTTLCVPVNVTTTVTIPWGTLENNVHKIGVNNLWQSKYHWYLTKGNSPRDDWIWRNLVAETGPDWSSYSKGDLVLLWRNRLTLTKSKVELKLVIKPGNKEGCQGFILAPWIDHRGAPLYIYYFRWFLNVCAMSAPVPSSVTKKEGQGAQSGSGMWGPVRMTANPPTFDDAIFTATGVSGFSNNWLLLTEEAGRVSRQDCVVCMGARPLLRIVPAALPVNCVFPVMRYSNPTRNCSSWDKVYPLVKGRQAPIFSSDVAEGNFTCVNMTQGPPYLGTVPPHWCNATHFPNSPLKVVARADVWWWCGGNGLLSRFPPNSSGLCALVSLLLPIAVHPMSVAGLLSQVSETPLSRYKRHTMVSPTDNPTYIDAIGVPRGVPDKYKLVNQVTAGFESSICWWCTVNKNVDRINYIHFNVQRLGNWTQQGFEAVHGQLSATSLMAFQNQIAIDMLLAEKGGVCSMFGQQCCTFIPNNTASDGSLTVALEGLRTLNGKMKSHSGIDNSMWDSWMDAFGKYKTLVSSVLISISVFAAILVLCGCCCIPCIRSLTNKVITKAIDPSAPAQMYPLLGPEDVYDDLEMCEID, from the coding sequence ATGTGGAGACGCCTCCAATCCTCAGGTGCCAGCGAAGGGCACCTTTGGTCTAGACGACAAAGGGCACCATGGGAAAGATTAGGATGCTCTCTTCCAATGTTTGTGCTATTGCTGTTCACCTCGGGTGTGGTAGTAGGAATAATGCTTTGGGCTTTCGAACATACAGTTAACAAAACAGATATAATACCAGAGGGCACTAATTCCACAATTGACATCACTGATCTTACCACAAATCTTACCACAACCACCATGGCTAGTCACAACCTACGTAAAAGACGCATTGAAGTCATAAACCAAACTTGTCCAACTGATCGGGTAGGTAGCACCACCCTGTGTGTACCAGTTAATGTTACTACCACTGTCACTATACCCTGGGGAACACTAGAGAACAATGTGCATAAGATTGGGGTTAATAACTTATGGCAATCAAAATACCACTGGTATCTTACTAAAGGAAATAGTCCCCGCGATGATTGGATTTGGAGAAATTTAGTTGCTGAAACAGGCCCTGATTGGTCTAGTTATTCGAAAGGAGACTTAGTGCTGTTATGGAGAAATAGATTGACCCTTACCAAATCAAAAGTGGAACTGAAACTGGTGATTAAACCAGGTAACAAGGAGGGATGCCAAGGTTTCATTTTGGCACCTTGGATAGACCACAGAGGGGCACCATTGTACATATACTACTTTAGATGGTTTTTGAATGTCTGTGCGATGTCAGCCCCTGTCCCTTCTTCTGTTACTAAAAAGGAAGGTCAAGGAGCCCAATCAGGATCTGGAATGTGGGGACCTGTCCGTATGACTGCCAACCCACCGACATTTGATGACGCTATCTTTACTGCCACTGGGGTCTCTGGGTTCTCCAACAACTGGCTCCTGTTAACTGAGGAAGCAGGTAGAGTGTCTCGCCAGGACTGTGTGGTATGTATGGGAGCCAGGCCTCTCCTTCGCATTGTGCCTGCAGCCTTACCTGTCAATTGTGTTTTCCCGGTTATGAGATATAGTAACCCAACTCGAAATTGTTCTTCCTGGGATAAGGTTTATCCACTAGTCAAGGGCAGACAGGCACCGATTTTCTCCTCAGATGTTGCTGAAGGAAATTTCACATGTGTGAACATGACCCAAGGACCTCCATATTTAGGTACTGTCCCACCCCACTGGTGTAATGCTACTCACTTCCCTAATTCTCCCCTTAAGGTTGTAGCTAGGGCAGATGTTTGGTGGTGGTGCGGAGGAAATGGACTTTTGTCTAGGTTTCCTCCTAACTCATCAGGTTTGTGTGCCCTAGTGTCACTGCTCCTCCCTATTGCTGTACATCCCATGAGTGTGGCTGGTCTCCTCTCCCAAGTCAGTGAAACCCCGTTAAGCAGATATAAAAGACACACCATGGTATCACCCACTGACAATCCGACCTACATTGATGCTATTGGGGTGCCCAGGGGGGTACCTGATAAATATAAGTTGGTTAATCAAGTCACTGCGGGGTTCGAATCCTCAATTTGTTGGTGGTGCACTGTTAACAAAAACGTGGATCGCATAAACTATATCCATTTCAATGTCCAAAGACTGGGAAATTGGACCCAGCAAGGGTTTGAGGCTGTACATGGTCAATTATCGGCCACCAGCCTTATGGCTTTCCAAAATCAAATTGCCATAGATATGCTATTGGCTGAAAAAGGAGGTGTCTGCTCCATGTTTGGGCAACAATGTTGTACATTTATTCCGAATAACACTGCGTCTGATGGCAGCCTGACAGTAGCTCTAGAAGGACTTAGGACTCTTAATGGTAAAATGAAATCTCACTCTGGCATTGATAACTCTATGTGGGACTCCTGGATGGATGCTTTTGGCAAATACAAGACTCTCGTTTCCTCTGTTTTAATTTCTATTTCTGTTTTTGCGGCTATTCTGGTTTTGTGTGGGTGCTGCTGCATTCCATGTATTCGCTCGCTTACCAATAAAGTGATAACTAAGGCTATTGACCCTAGCGCCCCGGCTCAGATGTATCCTCTCTTGGGCCCGGAGGATGTGTACGATGACTTAGAGATGTGCGAAATCGACTGA
- the LOC124046448 gene encoding uncharacterized protein LOC124046448 isoform X1 codes for MATSQPPKLKFNDFLDQRMQDRSGGKEQWKSVKKVWEGLKLKWTQAGYLVGGTPNRTQLSTMEDELREALQEAKDRETEQNKLHLFKKEGTKQREKAEAELKIGTWAIEETRRVQLNKKPEVMAIVTDTKEGGDTTTPPANPDKGQPPNPRLYPNLSEEYRPPPYSPLPGPTLAAIQAPVMTVRGGVIKGEVAVRLMEGAIDVEDLAPPSGLHSMNTVETGPQSGRTSLNPFTSHSVSTDSCSNDFKPLPPSLLSPLSKAVSAATPRSYTSEHRSAEKGNVEREYLTSLNLPQEEDENECSGGPTREQIWTAAEQINREQFPGGGGGPYHLSGTYLGEITDLRDALNHPPTGLRRSQRIQDQQNRQASSIQAPLRLSTTGRGEEYKPWQLTDLTSMMDQLPSLHGGASAWLLQLRTLTSGFRLALGDMRALLARATDHTTMDVIMKTAGLDQLPGATPPESYSVKLWAELRRAYPTERDYAALSSFLMNTGEAPAEYLDRAKTTWRTVHGEPYDASVTSTNMWKELVINGTPPPVKTKLRQTVGLCAKPVAEFSSHVHHHISHHNKELGGAETEMRALQVQLLKLQLKDAQKTTQPKKQMVADPTSIQIVEDTVRQMLATQGPAPYQAPPYPQPGPYQQTPQVYVSYPPRGPPPTAGQWGPRPWNNGTCYNCGQPGHRARVCPLPQTHKQRAYLQNRAQSLGFAPGGRGQPRASGPRLANPTYHHPAAGAPPPAGPSPSFQGVYEENVPWE; via the coding sequence ATGGCAACTTCGCAACCTCCAAAACTGAAATTCAATGATTTTCTAGACCAACGTATGCAGGATAGGTCAGGAGGAAAGGAACAGTGGAAGTCAGTAAAGAAGGTTTGGGAAGGGTTGAAGTTGAAGTGGACACAGGCGGGTTATTTGGTAGGGGGAACTCCAAATAGGACTCAGCTTAGCACAATGGAAGACGAGTTGCGTGAAGCATTACAGGAAGctaaagacagggagacagaacagaacaAGTTGCATTTATTCAAGAAGGAAGGgactaaacagagagagaaagcagaagcTGAATTGAAAATAGGCACTTGGGCTATCGAGGAGACCCGTAGAGTACAACTGAACAAAAAACCGGAAGTAATGGCAATAGTCACTGACACAAAAGAGGGAGGGGATACCACCACCCCACCAGCCAACCCAGACAAAGGACAACCGCCCAACCCGCGGCTCTACCCAAACCTATCTGAAGAGTACAGACCACCACCCTACTCGCCTCTCCCAGGCCCAACACTAGCTGCTATACAGGCCCCTGTAATGACGGTGAGAGGGGGTGTGATAAAGGGGGAAGTAGCAGTGCGCCTAATGGAAGGAGCAATCGATGTTGAGGATCTGGCGCCCCCCAGCGGTCTCCACTCCATGAATACTGTAGAGACGGGGCCCCAAAGTGGACGGACATCACTGAACCCATTCACTTCACACTCAGTCAGCACCGACAGTTGCTCCAACGACTTCAAGCCTCTCCCACCCAGTCTCCTTTCTCCACTATCTAAAGCAGTCTCTGCAGCAACCCCACGCAGCTACACCAGTGAACATCGCTCAGCTGAAAAAGGGAACGTCGAAAGGGAGTATCTGACATCATTAAACCTGCCACAAGAGGAGGATGAAAATGAATGCAGTGGCGGTCCAACCCGGGAACAGATATGGACAGCTGCCGAACAGATCAACAGGGAACAGTTTCCAGGTGGGGGAGGGGGACCATATCATCTAAGTGGCACATATCTGGGTGAAATAACCGATCTCCGGGATGCGCTAAACCACCCACCAACAGGCCTAAGGCGATCACAACGAATCCAAGACCAACAAAATAGACAGGCATCCAGCATACAGGCTCCACTCCGCCTGAGTACAAcgggaagaggggaggagtacAAACCATGGCAGCTGACAGATCTAACCTCCATGATGGACCAGTTACCAAGCCTTCATGGAGGTGCCTCTGCCTGGCTCTTACAACTACGAACCCTGACCTCTGGTTTCCGGTTAGCACTAGGAGACATGAGAGCACTGCTAGCCAGAGCCACTGACCACACCACCATGGATGTAATCATGAAAACAGCCGGTCTGGACCAACTACCTGGAGCTACCCCTCCTGAATCATATTCAGTAAAACTGTGGGCTGAACTCAGGAGAGCATACCCAACGGAGAGAGACTATGCAGCACTATCATCATTTCTCATGAACACAGGAGAAGCCCCTGCTGAATACCTGGACAGAGCTAAAACCACCTGGAGAACTGTCCACGGGGAGCCATACGATGCCTCAGTGACATCAACCAACATGTGGAAGGAACTAGTTATCAACGGGACACCTCCCCCAGTCAAGACTAAATTGAGGCAGACCGTCGGCTTGTGTGCCAAACCTGTAGCGGAATTTTCATCACATGTGCATCATCACATCTCCCACCACAACAAGGAGTTGGGAGGGGCTGAAACTGAGATGAGAGCCCTGCAAGTACAACTACTGAAACTCCAACTGAAAGATGCACAAAAAACCACCCAACCAAAGAAACAGATGGTCGCCGACCCTACATCAATTCAAATTGTTGAAGACACTGTCCGACAGATGCTAGCAACTCAAGGACCGGCACCCTATCAAGCACCCCCTTATCCTCAGCCTGGCCCCTATCAGCAGACTCCTCAAGTTTATGTGAGTTATCCCCCTAGGGGCCCGCCGCCAACAGCTGGACAATGGGGCCCCCGCCCTTGGAACAATGGCACCTGTTACAACTGCGGACAGCCTGGACACCGTGCAAGGGTTTGCCCAttgccacaaacacacaaacagagagcGTACCTCCAGAACCGAGCCCAAAGCCTAGGTTTCGCTCCTGGTGGAAGAGGGCAGCCACGAGCATCAGGCCCTAGACTGGCTAATCCAACATACCACCACCCAGCAGCAGGAGCTCCACCCCCTGCCGGACCTTCCCCTTCGTTCCAGGGTGTCTACGAGGAGAACGTGCCATGGGAATGA